CTTCTTTTATAGGTGGTGCGAAATTAAATGAATTTGAAACAAATTTAGCTAAATATGTGGGCGTTAAGCATGCTATTGGTTGTTCTAGTGGTACAAGTGCTTTATATCTGGCTTTAAAGGCTTTAAATATCAAGGAAGGTGATGAAGTTATTGTGCCTAGTTTTACCTTTATAGCTACAGCTGAAATGGTGGCTTTAATTGGTGCTAAGCCTGTTTTTGTGGATATAAATTTGGATAATTTTAATATTAATTTTGAAGCTTTAAAAAATGCCATCACTCCTAAAACAAAGGCGGTCATTGTGGTAAGTATGTTTGGGCAAATGAGTGATTTAGAAGATTTAAATGCTATTTGTGAAAGCAAAAATATAAGCTTGATTGAAGATGGTGCGCAAAGTTTTGGAGCGAGTTTTAAGGGTAAAAAATCTTGTTCTATTGCTAAAATTTCTTGCACGAGCTTTTTTCCTTCTAAACCTTTGGGAGCTTATGGGGATGGTGGAGCGATTTTTTGTAATGATGATGAAATAGCTAAGAATTTAAGAATTCTACTCAACCACGGACAAACGCAGCGTTATAAACACGAATTTATAGGTATAAATGCAAGACTTGATACTCTTCAAGCGGCTGTTTTAAATGTAAAATTAAAGCATTTAGATGAAGAGTTAAACAAAAGACAAAAGATAGCAAAAATTTACGATGAAAACTTAAGTAATTGTCAAATTCCAAAAATTAATGAATTTGCCATCAGTGCTTACGCGCAATATAGTGTTTTAGTAGAAGATAGAGTTAGGGTTTTAAAAGCTTTAGAAAAGGCAAATATCCCTTATGCAATCCACTATCCAACGCCACTGCACAAACAACTTTGTTTTGGTGAATTTTCGCATTTAAAACTAGCAAATTCAGAATATGTAAGCGAACACATTTTATCCTTGCCATTTTCCGCATTTTTAAGCGAAGATGAGCAAGAGCAAATCATTGCGGTATTTAAGAATTTCAAATGATAAAAGTAGGTATTATTGGTCTTGGAAAAATGGGGCAAAACCATTTAAACGAACTTAGTAAAAATAGTCATTTTAAAGTTAGTGCCTTGTTTGATGTGGTTAAAAATAAAGAATTTAACGCACCATTTTTTACAAATTTAGATGAATTTTTAGATCAAAACAACGATATTATCATCATCGCAACGCCTACAAATTCACATTTAGAAATCGCTAAAAAGGTTTTTCGTAAATGCAAATGTGTATTGATCGAAAAGCCTTTGGCATTAAATTTAGATGAAATTGATGAAATTTCAAATTTAGCTAAAAATCACGGCGTAAAAGTGGGAGTAGGATTTTGTGAAAGATTTAATCCCGCGATTTTGGCCTTAAAACAAGAACTTAAAAACGAAGAAATCATCAGTATAAATATACAAAGATTTTCTACTTATCCGCAAAGAATTAGCGATGTAGGAATTTTACAAGATTTAGCCGTGCATGATCTTGATTTGCTTCATTTTTTAAGTGGCGAAAAAATCATAAGTGCAAATATTTTAAAAGTCTTTAATAAAGATGAGTTAAGAGAAGATGAAAGCATTATAACTTGCAAATTTGAAAAAGTCATTGCTTGCATGCATCAAAGCTGGAATAGCACACAAAGACTAAGAAAAATCACACTTGTAAGCAAAAACCATTTCTATGAAGCCAATTTGGCAGATTTTTCTTTACATAAAGACGGACAAAATTTAAAGCTTGAAACACAAACACCGCTTTTTGGTGAACATATGGCTTTATACGATTTATTTTTAGGTAAAGAAAATTATTTAGCAAATATTAAAAATGCCTATGAAGTGCAAGAGATTTTAGAAAAATTTTAACCTTGGATAAACTAAATATAAAAACTAAATTTCAAAGTAGTAAAAATACAGAAATAAGCTCTTAAAATTTTTAGAATAACCTAGGAAAACCTTAATGAAATTTAAAGTTTTAGAAACTATAAATGCAAAATTTTTCCCACAATGGGATGTTTTGCTTGATTTGCATATAAATTCATTTCTTGATATATTTTCCACACATAAACAAGTAAATAAAATGATATAACAGAGATTATAGAGTATAGTTTTTTATGTGATTTCTTAGAATGTAGTGTATGCAGAATTTTTTATGATTTTTAACCTTTATACAAGAGATTATCAAGATGAATTTGTAAAAGTATTTGCAAAATATTTCTAAATGATTTAATTGATTTTTATATAAACGATGAAAAACAAAATACATTATCAGCTTATACTAAAGATAAAGATAAAAATTGGAAATATTTTTTAGATAATTATATCAATAAAGAGTGTTTTTATATAGATGATTTTTGTATTGCTTCTTGGGATATTCCAAGTAGTTGGAATAAATATAATATTAATGCAATTATTACCCCCCCCCGCCAAAGGCACAAAATACTTTAATGAAATCTTAGCTCCTAAATTTTATAAC
This genomic interval from Campylobacter sp. CCS1377 contains the following:
- a CDS encoding DegT/DnrJ/EryC1/StrS family aminotransferase codes for the protein MNFINLAKQYETYKQEIDNAISEVLSSTSFIGGAKLNEFETNLAKYVGVKHAIGCSSGTSALYLALKALNIKEGDEVIVPSFTFIATAEMVALIGAKPVFVDINLDNFNINFEALKNAITPKTKAVIVVSMFGQMSDLEDLNAICESKNISLIEDGAQSFGASFKGKKSCSIAKISCTSFFPSKPLGAYGDGGAIFCNDDEIAKNLRILLNHGQTQRYKHEFIGINARLDTLQAAVLNVKLKHLDEELNKRQKIAKIYDENLSNCQIPKINEFAISAYAQYSVLVEDRVRVLKALEKANIPYAIHYPTPLHKQLCFGEFSHLKLANSEYVSEHILSLPFSAFLSEDEQEQIIAVFKNFK
- a CDS encoding Gfo/Idh/MocA family oxidoreductase, with amino-acid sequence MKVGIIGLGKMGQNHLNELSKNSHFKVSALFDVVKNKEFNAPFFTNLDEFLDQNNDIIIIATPTNSHLEIAKKVFRKCKCVLIEKPLALNLDEIDEISNLAKNHGVKVGVGFCERFNPAILALKQELKNEEIISINIQRFSTYPQRISDVGILQDLAVHDLDLLHFLSGEKIISANILKVFNKDELREDESIITCKFEKVIACMHQSWNSTQRLRKITLVSKNHFYEANLADFSLHKDGQNLKLETQTPLFGEHMALYDLFLGKENYLANIKNAYEVQEILEKF